The DNA sequence TCCGTTTTAATGTAATTAGCATTTTCTTAATCGTCTGGTCGTGCTACCATCTCTATTAACCGTTATTGGTTTATAGTCGTCGCTTATATTAGTAGGTCGTGGCCTTTTGCGTGGCCGTTTTCAACCACGATGGTTGACgggctcccggggtgatcaaTCCCGGGGCCGCGCATTGTTGTCGGGTTGTGATGGGGTGATTCGTCtggaaaaaggaaagggaacAATACACGAGAGAAAATTTGCACAAGTATATCTTATTCGGTAATCGCATAAAGGACTCATAGGTTACTATGAAAagttcaaaatttaaatttgcaAACTAACTACTTAGCTAGATTGGTCGGTTTGTCGAGTCATCCtctaggagtagaatcttctTAGGTTGTCCGCGTTCCATGTTCTCGGGACTTCTTTGCCGTCAAGCCTTTCTAACTTGAAAGCTCCTTTTCCCATCGCTTTTTTGACTCTGTAGGGACCTTCCCAGTTCGCTGCTAGCTTGCCTTCTCCGGGGGTCGGTAGGCCGATATCGTTTTGCCTCAGGACGAGGTCGTTCGGCTCGAATTCTCtcttgagcactttggtgttgtagcgcAGAGCCATTCTTTGTTTTAGCGCTGTTTCTGTCAAATGGGCCATTTCCCTGACTTCATCTATCAGGTCCTTTTCTACGGTTTCCTCCACTCCTTTCAAGAGTAACCGTGGGCTCGGTTCACCGATCTCTACGGGTATTACTGCGTCCACCCCGTACGTTAGCCGGAAAGGAGTTTCCTTAGTGGAGGATTGTTCAGTTGTTCGGTAGGACCAGAGAACCGCTGTTAGTtcgtcggcccaagcacccttTTTGTTGTCCAACCTCTTTTTTAGCCCTGAAAGGATAACCCTGTTGGCGGACTCCACTTGTCCGTTCGTCTGAGGGTGTTCTACCGAAGAGAACCTTTGCCTTATACCCAGGCCATTGAGAAATTCCGTGAACTTTTTGTCAGTAAATTGCGTgccgttgtccgagatgacgactTCCGGTATCCCAAATCGCgttatcacctgcctccacatgaatttccTGCAATTGGACGAGGATATGCTAGCTAGTGGTTCGGCTTCTATCAATTTGGTGTAGTAGTCAATTGcaactatgaggtatttgacttgacCAGGACCGACTGGGAAGGGCCCTAAGAGGTCGACTCCCCATTGAGAGAATGGCCGGGAGGTCGTTAGCATGCTTAACTCGGAGGCCGGCGCCCtggcaaagttggcgttctgtTGGCACTTCGCGCATTTTTTGACAAACTCTTTGGACTCCGCCATCATCGACGGCCAATAGTATCCGGCTCGGATTAGTTTCCTCGCTAGGGCCTTGCCTCCGATGTGGTGCCCACAGCAGCCCTCAtggacttccctgaggacgtaGTCCATCTGGTCGGGGTGTAGGCACTTCAGTAGGGGTTGGTTGAGCCTTTTCCTGAACAACTGTCCTTGGATGACGGCGTATTTGGCCGCTTCCCTTCTCAATTTCGCCGCGTCCTTTTCATCACCAGGGAGTTTGCCGTGTTCTAGGAAGTCGGTAATGGGGTCTAGCCATGAAGAACCTAGGCTTGTCATGTGCAGTGTGATTGCTGGTTCTCTCGTcatgccttggatgagagaccggTTCCCTTCTCCCGGCTTTGTGCTGGCTAACTTTGATAGGAGGtctgcccgtgtgttcctttctctaGGTACGTGGTGGATCGTGACCTCTTCGAActtttggctcaagcttttaACCTTATCCAGGTACTTCTGTAGCAAAGGGTCCTTGGCCTGGTAGCTACCGTTTACTTGGGAGGTGACAACTTGGGAATCGCTGCATATTTCTAGTCTTCTTGCGCCGACTTCTGCTGCTAGGGTTAGGCCGCCTATaagggcttcatattctgcctggttgttcaAGATGGGAAACTCGAATCTGACCGACTGTTCGTATACAACCCCAATCGGGCTTTCCAGGATGATCCCGGCACCTCCGAaggtctggttggaggctccgtccacatggagcttccaccgtgtacTCATTTCTTCACTTGGATCCCCCGTTACTTCTACTAGAAAATCCGCCATCGCCTGTgccttgatggcttgccggggTTCGTATCGTATGTCATACTGGGAGAGTTTGATagaccaagtcatcattctaCCCGCCAGATTGGGTTTTTGGAGTACTTGCCGGATCCCTTGGTTCGTTCTGACGACAACTTGGTGACTCTGGAAGTACTGCTTTAACCTTCGTGAGGAAGTTAGGAGTGCTAGggctagcttttccaacttgctaTACCTTATTTCTGCCCCTTGCAAGGCCCTGCTTATGAAATAGACTGGCTGTTGAGCTTTTCCGTCCTCCCGTACCAGAACTGCGGCCAGGGCTTCACTCGTTATGGCGAGGTATAGGTATAGTGGTTCTCCGTCCTTTGGCTTCCCGAGGACGGGTGGTGCCGccaggatttccttgaagtgcCGAAAGGCCTCTTCACACACGGGCGTCCACTCAAAcgccatccctttcttcatAAGGTTAAAGAATGGCAGGGCTTTTGTTGCCGAAGCTCCGAGAAATCGGGATAATGAGGTCAACCGCCCCGCCAACCTTTGGACGTCCTTGATGCAACCCGGGCTCTTCATCTGGAGTATTGCctggcatttctccgggttagcttctacccctctctgagttatcatgaatcccaggaacttgccggcttccatggcgaaggcgcacttgaggGGATTCAGCCTCATACCGTGTTGACGGAGGGACGCGAATACACTTGCCAGGTCGTCCAAGAGGTCGTCAGGTTGTGTCGTTTTTGCcaggatgtcgtccacgtagacttcaactgttttccctatgaggtcgtggaatatcctgttcatcagcctttgatatgtcGCCCCCGCATTTTTCAGGCCGAATGGCATTACCTTGTAGCAGAAAGTTCCTcctggcgttatgaacgccgtcttgtcttcgtcaggacggtgcatcggtatctgattataaccggagtaggcgtccatgaaactTAGATACCGATATCCTGCTGCGGCATCGACGAGTGCATCTATGTTAGGGAGGGGGAAGcaatctttggggcatgctttgttgaggtcagaatagtccacgcacattctccacttgccGTTGTGTTTTCTCACCAATACCACATTTGAGAGCCATGTCAAGTAGTCCACTTCTCGTATGaagcctgcttctaggaggctggCCGTCTGCCTGGCCACCTCCTCTGCTCTCTCCGTCGACATCTTTCTCCTTCGTTGGGCCACCGGGCGTGCTTCCGCCTTGACGGCTAGATGGTGTGAGATGATTTTtgggtctatgcccggcatgtcggctggaGTCCAGGCGAACAAGTCACTGTTGGCTCTTATCATTTCGATCAAAGGCTCCTTCAACTCATGTGGGAGGTTCTTGTTAACAAATGTGAACTTTTCCACTCTGTCACCAATTCTAAACTTCTCCAGATCCCCTTCTGGTTCTGGCCTCGGCTTGTCGTCCACTCTGGCATCAAGGTCGGCCAGGAACACACCGGATGCTTCCTTGGACTTCTTTCTAAGggagaggctggcgttgtcacaaGCGACCGCCGTCTCGAGGTCTCCCCTTATGGTCCCTATGGATCCGTCATCGGTAACGAACTTCATGACTAGCAGCTTTGTGTTGATTATGGCTTCGAAATCGTTGATTGTTTTTCTTTCcaagatgatgttgtaggcAGTGGAATCTCGGAGGATTACGAATTCGGCCATCGCCGATCTTCGGCCTTGGGCTCGCCCCACCGAGATTGGTAGGGATATTACTCCGTCCggtttgatgaagtggtcgcccAACCCGATAACCCCGTGCTGGTGAGTCGTCAAGTCGGCATCTTTTAGTCCTAGTGCGTCGAACACGTTACGGAACATGATATTTGAATCAGCTCCTGTGTCGACGAGGATccgtttgacgaggccggttcccactctggccgtaatgaccatggggggATTTTCCGGGGCGTCGTTGAACCATTGGTCTTCCGGGCCGAAAGAAATGGAGGGAGGCTTCTTAGAGCTTTGCACCGGCGGGGATGAGATCGTTAAAACCTTAACGTCTCTCCTCTGTGCCGACCGGGATCTTGGTGCGGCATTTTTGGCCGTTACCACGTTTATCACAGTGAGGCCGTGGTCTCTGTCTTCGGGTTCTTGTTGCCGTTTGGCCGAACGGGTTTTGCCTTCTTCGTCTTGATCGCGATAACGTCTTCTCGGCTCCCTGATGAGGTGGGAGAacgcggctagctttccttcccttatcGCTTGTTCTAGTGCATCCTTCATGTCAAAACAGTCCTGTGTTTGATGGCCATAACCCTTATGATAATCACAATAGAGATTCTTATTTCCTCCCGTACGGTCCTTAAGTGGTCGGGGTTTCGGTAGGATTCCCTTCTCCGCTATTTGTTGATAGACTTCCACGATGGGGAGAGTGAGTGGAGTGTAGTTAGTGAATTTCCCGACCCGAGGGAACGGTCGAGGTGCCCTGTTTGGTGCCTCCTCCCTGGCTTTTTCTTTCGCTCTCTCTCCGTCGCCTGGTTGCCGGGCTTGGCTGTAACCGGACTGCCGcttattggcagccacgactcggctgacttcctcgtcgTTTATATACTCCTTGGCTACCGTTTGGATCTCATGCATCGTCCAAACCGGTTTCGTGGTAAGGTGTTTTCGGAAGttctcgttgaggaggccgttTGTTAGGCAAAGACTGGCCACCGAGTCGGTTAAGCCATCGatttccaagcattcgtcgttgaaccgatctAAGTACCTCCTCGTCGGTTCTCCTTGTCTCTGGGTTACCCCTAGAAGGTTGATAGGGTGCTTGGCCTTCGCGATCCGCGTTGTAAATTGGGCCAGGAATGCACGGCTAATGTCCGAGAAACTGTATATGGAACCTTGtgggaggccgttaaaccatctGATCGCTGGCCCTGCTAGGGTTACCGGGAAGGCGCGGCATCTTACTTCGTCCCCAACTCCCTCCAGATTCATCCTGGCCTCAAAGGCCGTGAGGTGTTCTAGAGGGTCTTGAGTtccgtcgtacctcatgtccgttggtttgtcgaagtgtttcggcaACCGGACCTCGAGGATAGATCGGTGGAACGGGGTGACGCCCATTATCACGGGTTGTCGTGTTCTCTCGGATCTTCCTTCCCCGTCATCGTGACCTCTTGCCGCTCGACGGGTTGGTCTGCCGCGGGAGTAGATGATCGTGTCATTTCGTCTTCTCATTATGGGTGACTCCTCCCGCGTGCTCTCCGCTTCCGTCCGGGATGCGGATGTACGCCGCGGGCGGCTTCGGCGAGAGTCTTCCTCTTCGCTCCCGGGAGATGGGGTATAGCTGGGATCGGTAGACCGTCCATCCCGCTCCCGGTCGGCCAGCTGTTGTTCTAGGTTCTGGACTCTGTGGCGTAGCTCctgcattattatggcgctatCGCCGCCCGTTCCCCCGA is a window from the Arachis stenosperma cultivar V10309 chromosome 3, arast.V10309.gnm1.PFL2, whole genome shotgun sequence genome containing:
- the LOC130965539 gene encoding uncharacterized protein LOC130965539, which translates into the protein MQELRHRVQNLEQQLADRERDGRSTDPSYTPSPGSEEEDSRRSRPRRTSASRTEAESTREESPIMRRRNDTIIYSRGRPTRRAARGHDDGEGRSERTRQPVIMGVTPFHRSILEVRLPKHFDKPTDMRYDGTQDPLEHLTAFEARMNLEGVGDEVRCRAFPVTLAGPAIRWFNGLPQGSIYSFSDISRAFLAQFTTRIAKAKHPINLLGVTQRQGEPTRRYLDRFNDECLEIDGLTDSVASLCLTNGLLNENFRKHLTTKPVWTMHEIQTVAKEYINDEEVSRVVAANKRQSGYSQARQPGDGERAKEKAREEAPNRAPRPFPRVGKFTNYTPLTLPIVEVYQQIAEKGILPKPRPLKDRTGGNKNLYCDYHKGYGHQTQDCFDMKDALEQAIREGKLAAFSHLIREPRRRYRDQDEEGKTRSAKRQQEPEDRDHGLTVINVVTAKNAAPRSRSAQRRDVKVLTISSPPVQSSKKPPSISFGPEDQWFNDAPENPPMVITARVGTGLVKRILVDTGADSNIMFRNVFDALGLKDADLTTHQHGVIGLGDHFIKPDGVISLPISVGRAQGRRSAMAEFVILRDSTAYNIILERKTINDFEAIINTKLLVMKFVTDDGSIGTIRGDLETAVACDNASLSLRKKSKEASGVFLADLDARVDDKPRPEPEGDLEKFRIGDRVEKFTFVNKNLPHELKEPLIEMIRANSDLFAWTPADMPGIDPKIISHHLAVKAEARPVAQRRRKMSTERAEEVARQTASLLEAGFIREVDYLTWLSNVVLMHSSMPQQDIGI